One part of the Mycobacterium marinum genome encodes these proteins:
- a CDS encoding PPE family protein, translated as MLWHSMPPELNTARLMVGAGAAPMLAAAMGWEAWAAALDAQAAEVSVRLNSLGEAWTGAGSDKAIAAATPMVTWLATASAQAKIRASKATAQAAAYTQAMAETPSLPEIAQNHVTTAALTATNFFGINTVPIAVNETDYFVRMWNQAAAAMDRYQAETIINTIFDKLEPMKPILASVGRFVTNGLDQAARIAPSVALPSKEAIGQTAAQVSGMTSSAQQLAQLVQQTTTLFSHTGGAGAAVSDAEQGTQVGLLGVSPLSNHPLAGGSGPSVGAGLIRADSMPGSAGLLARTSLMAQLVDKPTAAMAPTPASAAPSATAGTAPLAPMGHSAPAGSGSPRPRPATRTLVLPELDETDPHGWDAGEDW; from the coding sequence ATGTTGTGGCACTCAATGCCACCGGAACTCAACACTGCGCGGCTGATGGTTGGCGCCGGAGCGGCGCCAATGTTGGCCGCCGCGATGGGATGGGAGGCATGGGCCGCGGCTTTGGACGCTCAGGCCGCCGAGGTGTCTGTGCGCTTGAACTCGCTCGGCGAGGCATGGACCGGAGCGGGCAGCGACAAGGCCATCGCCGCTGCCACGCCGATGGTGACTTGGCTGGCAACCGCCTCAGCGCAGGCCAAGATCAGGGCGAGCAAGGCAACCGCACAAGCCGCGGCCTACACCCAAGCGATGGCCGAGACCCCGTCGTTGCCAGAGATCGCGCAAAATCACGTCACCACCGCAGCTCTTACCGCGACCAACTTCTTCGGCATCAACACGGTGCCGATCGCGGTCAACGAGACCGACTACTTCGTGCGGATGTGGAACCAGGCCGCCGCGGCGATGGACCGCTACCAGGCCGAAACGATCATCAACACCATCTTCGACAAGCTTGAACCGATGAAACCGATCCTGGCGTCGGTGGGCCGATTCGTGACGAACGGACTGGATCAGGCGGCAAGGATCGCGCCGAGCGTCGCCCTGCCCTCCAAGGAAGCGATCGGGCAAACCGCCGCCCAGGTATCGGGCATGACCAGCTCCGCGCAGCAACTCGCCCAGCTGGTGCAGCAGACGACGACCCTGTTCAGCCACACCGGCGGTGCGGGTGCGGCGGTGAGCGACGCCGAGCAAGGTACGCAGGTGGGCCTGCTGGGCGTGAGCCCGCTGTCCAACCACCCGCTAGCGGGCGGATCCGGCCCCAGCGTCGGGGCCGGATTGATCCGCGCAGACTCGATGCCCGGATCAGCAGGGTTGCTGGCCCGCACCTCGCTGATGGCCCAACTGGTCGATAAACCCACCGCAGCAATGGCGCCGACGCCCGCAAGCGCCGCACCCTCGGCCACCGCCGGCACCGCCCCCCTGGCGCCCATGGGTCACAGCGCACCCGCTGGCAGTGGCAGCCCCCGGCCAAGACCGGCCACCCGCACGCTGGTGCTGCCCGAACTCGACGAAACCGACCCGCACGGTTGGGACGCCGGCGAGGACTGGTGA
- a CDS encoding PPE domain-containing protein has product MSQPWMLAVDPSEIVARATEVEAPIADPPGGAVLAACALDPAVAGATQLALSAESMRAYLQSGAQARQRLAQFMRDAAKAYEQIDEGAATALGTDGHGIGAPPVPAGTDLAPVALSDTLTVAAAKYPPDFTELKTAAQQLNKPDQGVSLKKFAHDWNAYNLTIQQSLGRFRDFENWEGEAATAVQAAFDQHRDWLRLMARLSTTMAKQASGLEQAHHWAIGQHPTLTAITELENDLRHAHRGNQRIALMKEYAKLQKKSEEVLTGYATRTITEPVQPPRPPAAPTHNDPKPPPPLPPLPPGGDPTLPFTGTPPMPTMPFTPPPAATPDTTEAARAAATLATGPTVKPAALGGGAGAAIPLTAPLGAGPTPPGAPGALGPGTTGRPLGAGPMGGMPMGENGQAQNAKTKRTQQDDRALYTEQRPWTEALIGPARPHLTTTTTTEHKP; this is encoded by the coding sequence ATGTCGCAGCCGTGGATGCTGGCGGTGGATCCCAGCGAGATCGTGGCCAGGGCCACCGAGGTGGAAGCCCCGATCGCTGATCCGCCCGGCGGTGCGGTGTTGGCCGCGTGCGCCCTGGACCCGGCGGTTGCGGGGGCCACGCAGTTGGCGTTGTCGGCCGAGAGCATGCGTGCCTATCTGCAGTCGGGCGCCCAAGCGCGGCAACGGCTTGCGCAGTTCATGAGGGATGCGGCCAAGGCCTACGAACAGATCGACGAAGGTGCGGCAACGGCTTTGGGCACCGACGGCCACGGCATCGGGGCACCGCCGGTGCCCGCGGGTACGGACCTGGCTCCCGTCGCGCTGAGCGATACCCTTACCGTCGCGGCGGCGAAATACCCGCCCGATTTCACCGAACTCAAAACGGCAGCCCAACAGCTCAACAAGCCCGACCAGGGTGTATCGCTGAAGAAGTTCGCCCATGACTGGAATGCCTACAACCTGACAATTCAGCAGTCCCTGGGACGGTTCCGCGACTTCGAGAATTGGGAAGGTGAAGCGGCCACCGCGGTGCAGGCCGCATTCGATCAACACCGGGACTGGCTGCGCCTGATGGCGCGGTTGAGTACCACGATGGCCAAACAAGCCTCAGGCCTCGAACAAGCCCACCACTGGGCCATTGGTCAACACCCGACATTGACCGCGATCACGGAACTGGAAAACGATTTGCGCCACGCCCACCGCGGCAACCAACGAATCGCCTTGATGAAGGAATACGCGAAGCTTCAGAAGAAATCCGAGGAAGTGCTGACCGGATACGCCACCAGGACAATCACCGAGCCCGTGCAACCACCCCGACCACCGGCAGCCCCCACCCACAACGACCCCAAACCCCCACCCCCGCTACCACCGCTCCCGCCTGGCGGGGACCCCACACTGCCCTTCACCGGCACACCACCGATGCCGACGATGCCGTTCACCCCACCCCCCGCCGCAACCCCCGACACCACTGAAGCCGCCCGCGCCGCGGCCACACTCGCCACCGGCCCCACCGTCAAACCCGCCGCACTCGGCGGGGGCGCCGGCGCCGCCATCCCCTTGACCGCCCCCCTGGGCGCGGGCCCCACACCCCCGGGTGCGCCAGGCGCCCTGGGCCCCGGCACCACCGGCCGCCCCCTGGGCGCGGGCCCCATGGGGGGCATGCCCATGGGGGAAAACGGCCAAGCCCAAAACGCCAAAACCAAACGCACCCAGCAAGACGACCGAGCCCTCTACACCGAACAACGACCCTGGACCGAAGCACTCATCGGCCCCGCCCGACCCCACCTCACCACCACAACCACCACGGAGCACAAACCATGA